From a region of the Aeoliella mucimassa genome:
- the leuD gene encoding 3-isopropylmalate dehydratase small subunit — protein MKPFTKHSGLVVSMDRANVDTDQIIPKQFLKRIERTGFGEFLFWDWRKKEDGTEDPEFELNRPEAKGASVLMARRNFGSGSSREHAPWALEDYGFRVIVAPSFADIFYNNCFKNGMLPIKLTEEQVEELFQRAAKHEGYQLTADLENEVLTDDHGFSAPIEVDSFRRYCLLNGLDDIGLTLEHEDKIAAYEAAHA, from the coding sequence ATGAAGCCATTTACCAAGCATTCCGGACTGGTCGTTTCCATGGACCGGGCCAATGTCGACACCGACCAGATCATCCCCAAGCAGTTCCTCAAGCGAATTGAGCGGACCGGTTTTGGCGAGTTCCTGTTCTGGGACTGGCGCAAGAAGGAAGATGGCACGGAAGATCCCGAGTTCGAGCTGAACCGCCCCGAAGCGAAGGGTGCCAGCGTGCTGATGGCCCGTCGCAATTTTGGCTCGGGTTCGAGTCGCGAGCACGCCCCGTGGGCGCTGGAAGATTACGGCTTCCGCGTGATCGTCGCTCCAAGCTTTGCCGACATCTTCTACAACAATTGCTTCAAGAACGGCATGCTGCCGATCAAGCTGACCGAAGAGCAGGTAGAGGAGTTGTTCCAGCGTGCCGCAAAGCACGAAGGCTACCAACTGACTGCCGATCTTGAGAACGAAGTACTTACCGATGACCATGGTTTCAGCGCTCCGATCGAAGTGGATTCGTTCCGCCGGTACTGCCTGCTGAACGGATTGGACGACATCGGTCTGACCCTGGAACACGAAGACAAAATCGCCGCTTACGAAGCCGCCCATGCCTGA
- a CDS encoding UvrB/UvrC motif-containing protein, whose protein sequence is MTKRPQHLDDLFEEWPYEFGEVVARLVLGHDGRELLQLRIDMGILQLEVNGRPDGTHPGGELTYFDYICRLAAEEGTDFELDDRRCVEIDREFVQFYHRRIAWLALGDFDRAASDADHSLQLMDFASLHAPHQEWAEMHEQYRPFVLFHRTQAAALSALESLDPNKAISEIEDGLHQIADAYRLQGADEEDLAEDEFMLRLEDMKESLEEQYEIEPPLSKQLAEAVAREQYELAAELRDRIARHKQPRS, encoded by the coding sequence ATGACGAAACGCCCCCAGCACCTGGACGATTTGTTTGAAGAGTGGCCCTACGAATTTGGCGAAGTGGTCGCACGACTGGTCCTTGGCCATGACGGTCGCGAACTGCTGCAACTCCGAATCGACATGGGCATTCTCCAGTTGGAAGTGAATGGGCGGCCCGACGGTACCCATCCTGGCGGCGAGCTGACTTACTTCGACTACATTTGCCGTCTGGCTGCGGAAGAGGGAACCGATTTCGAACTCGACGATCGACGCTGCGTGGAGATTGATCGCGAGTTTGTGCAGTTCTATCACCGCCGAATCGCCTGGCTGGCCCTAGGCGACTTCGATCGCGCCGCGTCCGATGCGGACCACTCCCTGCAGCTGATGGATTTCGCCTCGCTGCACGCCCCACATCAGGAATGGGCCGAAATGCACGAACAGTACCGCCCGTTTGTACTGTTCCACCGCACGCAAGCGGCCGCTCTCTCGGCACTCGAGTCGCTCGATCCCAATAAGGCGATCTCCGAGATCGAGGATGGACTTCATCAGATCGCCGACGCGTACCGGCTGCAGGGTGCCGATGAAGAAGACCTGGCCGAAGACGAATTTATGCTCCGCCTGGAAGACATGAAAGAGTCGCTCGAAGAGCAATACGAGATCGAGCCGCCGCTCAGCAAACAACTGGCCGAAGCGGTTGCCCGTGAGCAATACGAACTAGCGGCAGAACTTCGCGATCGCATCGCTAGACACAAACAGCCACGCAGCTAG
- the arfB gene encoding alternative ribosome rescue aminoacyl-tRNA hydrolase ArfB encodes MSEYVAINDSIALPRSELKFSFSRSPGPGGQNVNKLNTKATLHWAYNDSDFLPEEIKLRFGRLFAKRINEAGELVLSSSRHRVQRRNVDDCLEKLRQLILAAAVVPKVRKKPKKSAAATAQRLKEKRERADRKRGRRPPKWDD; translated from the coding sequence GTGTCCGAATACGTCGCCATCAACGATTCCATCGCCTTGCCGCGAAGCGAATTGAAATTCTCGTTCTCGCGAAGCCCTGGCCCTGGTGGGCAAAACGTCAACAAGCTTAATACCAAGGCAACCTTGCATTGGGCTTATAACGACAGCGATTTCCTGCCCGAAGAAATCAAACTTCGCTTTGGGCGGTTGTTTGCCAAACGCATCAACGAAGCGGGCGAACTGGTTCTCTCGAGCAGTCGTCATCGCGTGCAACGCCGCAATGTCGATGACTGCCTCGAAAAACTGCGGCAATTGATCCTGGCTGCCGCGGTCGTTCCCAAAGTTCGCAAGAAGCCCAAAAAGTCGGCGGCGGCAACTGCCCAGCGACTGAAAGAAAAACGAGAGCGGGCCGACCGCAAACGAGGCCGCCGTCCGCCGAAATGGGACGACTGA
- a CDS encoding PSP1 family protein → MSSHIVRVGAMGVVGRFRSPDGTCYPRDRRVVVRTVRGLEMGQILAEPQPEQPADQADGEVLRLMTTEDELLAERLERRRDQAFTECVNLLAARGLKAALVDVELLLDGQGLYFYFLGEVSPEVEALTSELAEVYDSTVKFRQFTDTLLEGCGPGCGTEEAAGQGGCSSCTSCAVANVCKK, encoded by the coding sequence ATGTCTTCACATATCGTACGCGTTGGCGCCATGGGAGTCGTGGGCCGATTCCGCTCACCCGATGGCACATGCTATCCGCGGGATCGTCGCGTGGTGGTGCGTACCGTGCGGGGACTCGAAATGGGGCAGATTCTCGCAGAACCGCAGCCAGAGCAACCCGCAGATCAAGCGGATGGCGAAGTGCTGCGGCTCATGACCACCGAGGACGAGCTACTGGCCGAACGGCTCGAACGACGCCGCGATCAGGCATTTACCGAGTGCGTGAACCTACTGGCCGCTCGCGGATTGAAGGCCGCGCTGGTGGATGTCGAGCTGCTGCTCGATGGCCAGGGGCTCTATTTTTACTTCCTGGGTGAAGTATCGCCGGAGGTCGAAGCGCTGACCTCCGAGCTGGCCGAGGTGTACGACTCGACGGTGAAATTCCGCCAGTTTACCGATACCCTGCTCGAGGGGTGTGGTCCCGGGTGCGGCACCGAGGAGGCGGCCGGCCAAGGGGGATGCAGCTCGTGCACCAGTTGCGCGGTTGCGAATGTGTGTAAAAAATAG
- a CDS encoding carbon storage regulator — MLVLTRKADETIRIGDDIVITVLRTKGKAVRLGIEAPNDKRVLRGEIAFDGEDMADQTSDAEESAVVQTRISRKDIATLIPQLVNTEAPLAGFVSATH, encoded by the coding sequence ATGTTGGTACTTACACGCAAAGCAGACGAAACCATCCGTATCGGCGACGACATTGTCATCACCGTTTTGCGAACCAAAGGCAAGGCTGTTCGGCTCGGCATTGAAGCCCCGAACGACAAGCGTGTACTTCGCGGCGAGATCGCTTTCGATGGCGAAGACATGGCGGACCAAACTTCCGACGCAGAGGAGTCGGCCGTTGTGCAGACCCGCATTTCGCGGAAGGACATCGCCACGCTGATTCCCCAACTGGTTAATACCGAGGCGCCGCTGGCTGGGTTTGTATCGGCAACCCACTAA
- a CDS encoding tetratricopeptide repeat protein, giving the protein MTTRREKIEAMLQDEPNDQFLRYSLAMEFSKEDNHERSLGLLTELIEDNPPHVPAFFMAGQQLAGLGQINKARDVLRAGIDVARQQGNQHAAGEMSEFLISLGGAGE; this is encoded by the coding sequence ATGACTACTCGTCGCGAAAAAATCGAAGCCATGCTCCAGGATGAGCCGAACGATCAATTCTTGCGCTACAGTCTGGCGATGGAGTTCAGCAAGGAAGACAATCACGAACGTAGCCTCGGTTTGCTCACGGAATTGATCGAAGATAATCCTCCTCACGTGCCTGCCTTTTTCATGGCTGGGCAGCAGTTGGCTGGGTTAGGTCAGATTAATAAAGCGCGCGACGTGCTGCGGGCGGGCATCGACGTTGCTCGCCAGCAAGGCAATCAGCACGCAGCCGGCGAGATGAGCGAGTTCCTCATCTCCCTCGGCGGGGCAGGGGAGTAG
- the leuC gene encoding 3-isopropylmalate dehydratase large subunit produces the protein MPRTLFEKIWDNHVVHSEEGRQTILYIDLQLVHEVTSPQAFEGLRLAGRPVRRPERTVATADHNVPTSDRSLPIVDMVSKQQIDTLRDNCAEFGIKYYDLGDIHQGIVHVIGPELGYTQPGMTIVCGDSHTSTHGAFGALAFGIGTSEVEHVLATQTLLQSKPKTLELRVDGKLGSGVTAKDMILYLIGQITTSGGTGYCIEFTGEVVRGLTMENRMTVCNMSIEAGARAGMIAPDETTFEYLKGRPFCPQGDAWEKAVAEWRKLPTDEGASYDKSLVYAGADIAPQVTWGTNPGQVTSVTDKVPSPGDFSDPTEQKTTANAIEYMGIAAGQAITDLKLDRVFIGSCTNARIEDLRAAAAVAKGRKVSDHVSAMVVPGSGLVKQQAEAEGLDAIFREAGFDWREAGCSMCLAMNPDKLSPGERCASTSNRNFEGRQGRGGRTHLVSPAMAAAAAIEGHFVDIRDWS, from the coding sequence ATGCCTCGCACGTTATTTGAGAAGATCTGGGACAATCACGTGGTCCATTCGGAGGAGGGTCGCCAGACCATTCTCTATATTGATCTGCAACTGGTGCACGAAGTTACGAGCCCCCAAGCGTTCGAGGGGTTGCGTCTGGCTGGCCGCCCGGTCCGTCGCCCTGAGCGAACCGTCGCCACGGCCGACCACAACGTGCCGACCAGCGACCGCAGCCTGCCGATTGTCGACATGGTGAGCAAGCAGCAGATCGACACGCTTCGCGACAATTGCGCCGAGTTCGGCATCAAGTACTACGATCTCGGCGACATCCATCAGGGCATCGTGCACGTGATTGGCCCCGAGTTGGGTTACACCCAGCCTGGTATGACCATCGTGTGCGGCGACAGCCATACCTCGACCCACGGAGCGTTCGGCGCCTTGGCCTTTGGCATCGGCACCAGCGAAGTCGAGCACGTGCTGGCGACGCAAACGCTGCTGCAATCGAAGCCCAAGACACTCGAACTGCGAGTCGATGGCAAGCTCGGCAGCGGGGTGACCGCCAAGGACATGATCCTCTATCTGATCGGGCAGATCACCACCAGCGGCGGCACCGGCTACTGCATCGAGTTCACCGGCGAAGTCGTTCGCGGCTTGACCATGGAAAACCGGATGACCGTCTGCAATATGTCGATCGAAGCCGGCGCGCGGGCGGGCATGATCGCCCCCGACGAAACCACCTTCGAATACCTTAAGGGGCGCCCGTTCTGTCCGCAGGGCGATGCCTGGGAGAAAGCCGTCGCCGAGTGGCGCAAGCTGCCGACCGACGAAGGGGCCAGCTACGACAAGAGCCTGGTCTACGCCGGGGCCGACATCGCCCCGCAAGTCACCTGGGGCACGAACCCAGGTCAGGTCACCAGCGTTACCGACAAGGTGCCTAGCCCTGGCGACTTCAGCGATCCCACCGAACAGAAGACCACGGCCAACGCCATTGAGTACATGGGCATCGCCGCGGGGCAAGCGATTACCGACCTGAAGCTCGACCGCGTGTTCATCGGCAGCTGCACGAACGCTCGCATCGAAGATCTGCGTGCCGCCGCCGCGGTGGCCAAGGGTCGCAAGGTCTCCGACCACGTCAGCGCGATGGTCGTGCCTGGCAGCGGTCTGGTGAAGCAACAGGCCGAAGCCGAAGGGCTCGACGCGATCTTCCGCGAGGCTGGCTTCGACTGGCGCGAGGCTGGTTGCAGCATGTGCCTGGCCATGAACCCCGATAAGCTGTCGCCGGGCGAGCGCTGTGCGTCGACCTCGAACCGCAACTTCGAAGGCCGCCAAGGTCGCGGGGGTCGCACCCACCTGGTGTCGCCCGCCATGGCAGCCGCCGCGGCGATCGAAGGCCACTTTGTCGACATTCGCGACTGGAGCTAA
- a CDS encoding serine/threonine protein kinase, producing MADSQFDPNQETLEAPSPIPTRTSSGDQLREAARKLVNVVEGSTPHLSSETRDVLQIRLLAASAMFSAGFAAFLLRWLFSGEPLSSPWLLWLHCGITLVMACTALILKASKTLTLTKLRLIELTLFVGLGVYFVVVSQQKLQHMANLENGAHLPIILTPWLILIFTYALFIPNNWQRAAAVLVPMGLAPIGVMLMQRIYCTGFQECLHSSDYKNYISDQSIGLVLAVSTAVVGVHLINRLRRQVFAAKQLGQYRLKQKLGSGGMGEVYLAEHQMMKRPCAIKLIKPDKAGDSRILARFEREVRSTAKLSHWNSIDIFDYGNTADGTFYYVMEYLPGHNIGELVEQGGPLPPARMTYLMRQVCAALAEAHGVGLVHRDIKPANIFCAYRGGEFDVAKLLDFGLAKPMLQSEDGQLTQEGSITGSPLFMPPEQATGEREADARSDIYSLGAVMFYMLTGRAPFSYEQPMKVIIAHVSEDPPLLREFAPDATLELEEIVMRCLEKDPDHRYQSVIELRDALADLQLDDVWTPDLAADWWNCKACPQRKALAAAAVEAAAV from the coding sequence ATGGCCGATAGCCAATTCGATCCGAATCAGGAAACCCTCGAAGCCCCATCGCCGATCCCTACGCGCACCAGCAGCGGCGATCAACTTCGTGAGGCTGCTCGCAAACTGGTGAATGTGGTCGAAGGCTCGACGCCGCACCTGAGCAGCGAGACTCGCGACGTGCTGCAGATTCGTCTGCTCGCTGCTTCGGCGATGTTCTCGGCTGGTTTTGCGGCCTTCCTGCTGCGGTGGCTGTTCTCCGGCGAACCGCTCAGCTCGCCCTGGCTGCTCTGGCTGCATTGCGGCATTACTCTGGTCATGGCCTGCACGGCCCTGATCCTGAAAGCCTCGAAGACTCTCACGCTTACCAAGTTGCGTTTGATCGAACTCACGCTGTTCGTCGGTCTGGGCGTGTACTTCGTAGTCGTGTCGCAGCAAAAGTTGCAGCACATGGCGAATCTCGAAAACGGGGCCCACCTGCCGATCATCCTTACCCCGTGGCTGATCCTGATCTTCACTTACGCCTTGTTCATCCCCAACAACTGGCAACGAGCCGCTGCGGTGTTGGTGCCAATGGGCTTGGCTCCGATCGGTGTCATGCTCATGCAACGCATCTATTGCACGGGATTCCAAGAATGCCTGCACTCGAGTGATTACAAAAACTACATCAGCGACCAGTCCATTGGGCTGGTGCTGGCCGTGTCGACCGCTGTGGTCGGCGTGCACTTGATCAACCGACTGCGACGCCAGGTGTTTGCCGCCAAGCAACTGGGGCAGTATCGCCTGAAACAGAAACTCGGCAGCGGCGGCATGGGCGAGGTCTATCTCGCCGAACACCAAATGATGAAGCGGCCGTGCGCGATCAAGCTGATCAAGCCCGACAAGGCTGGCGACTCCCGCATTCTCGCTCGTTTCGAACGCGAGGTTCGCTCGACCGCCAAGCTGTCGCATTGGAACTCGATCGACATCTTCGACTACGGCAACACAGCCGATGGTACGTTCTACTACGTGATGGAGTACCTGCCCGGGCACAACATCGGCGAGCTGGTGGAGCAGGGGGGCCCGCTCCCCCCCGCGCGGATGACTTACCTGATGAGGCAAGTGTGCGCGGCCCTGGCCGAAGCCCATGGCGTTGGTCTGGTGCATCGCGACATCAAGCCCGCGAACATCTTCTGCGCGTACCGCGGCGGTGAGTTCGACGTCGCCAAACTGCTCGACTTCGGTCTGGCGAAGCCGATGCTGCAGTCGGAAGACGGCCAGCTGACCCAGGAGGGATCGATCACCGGTTCGCCGCTGTTCATGCCGCCGGAGCAAGCCACTGGCGAACGCGAAGCCGACGCCCGCAGCGACATCTACTCGCTCGGCGCGGTGATGTTCTACATGCTTACGGGGCGGGCGCCGTTTAGCTACGAACAACCGATGAAGGTGATTATCGCCCACGTTTCGGAAGATCCTCCGCTGCTGCGGGAGTTTGCCCCCGACGCGACGTTGGAATTGGAAGAAATCGTGATGCGGTGCCTGGAAAAAGACCCCGATCATCGCTACCAGAGCGTGATCGAGCTGCGGGATGCCCTGGCCGACTTGCAACTGGACGACGTCTGGACCCCCGATTTGGCCGCGGATTGGTGGAATTGCAAGGCTTGCCCGCAGCGCAAGGCCCTGGCTGCCGCGGCGGTGGAAGCCGCGGCCGTATAA
- a CDS encoding sugar phosphate isomerase/epimerase family protein, whose protein sequence is MHHALRTGFDSIGLWRRKVVDFGEQRTIELLDDTELNVSSLGFAGGFTGCDGRSLDESIRDALAAVGSAARLNANCLIVIAGGQNNHIRPHRNRLFRQGIDEMLMAAEVAEVTLAIKPMHPVCAGDWSFLNSLEETLELLELYDSEYLKLVYDLYQFPELVESPALIADLVPHLALVQLADSRLPHSIELERCPLGEGKLPLQDTVESLLYAGYDGSFDVELMGSEIEHCDYQQLLTDTYEALTSMFDQFASPVEEQITSRREL, encoded by the coding sequence GTGCACCACGCGCTTCGTACAGGTTTCGACTCAATCGGATTATGGCGTAGAAAAGTTGTTGACTTCGGCGAGCAACGAACTATTGAACTGCTCGACGACACCGAACTTAACGTCAGTTCTCTCGGCTTTGCCGGCGGCTTTACCGGCTGCGACGGGCGTAGTCTCGACGAGAGCATTCGCGATGCACTAGCGGCGGTAGGGTCGGCTGCTCGGCTGAATGCTAACTGCTTGATCGTCATCGCTGGCGGCCAGAATAATCACATTCGACCGCATCGCAATCGCTTGTTTCGCCAGGGGATCGACGAGATGCTCATGGCCGCCGAGGTGGCCGAAGTGACGCTGGCCATCAAGCCAATGCATCCGGTTTGTGCCGGGGACTGGTCGTTCCTCAACAGCCTGGAAGAGACGCTTGAGCTGTTGGAGCTTTACGACTCAGAATACCTCAAACTAGTTTACGATCTTTACCAATTTCCTGAACTCGTTGAGTCGCCGGCGCTCATCGCCGATCTGGTGCCGCATCTCGCCTTGGTGCAACTTGCCGACTCGCGACTGCCACACAGCATCGAGCTGGAACGCTGCCCGCTGGGCGAAGGCAAGCTGCCGCTGCAGGACACGGTCGAATCGTTGCTCTATGCAGGTTATGATGGATCATTCGACGTCGAGCTGATGGGGTCGGAAATTGAGCATTGCGATTACCAACAATTGCTCACCGATACTTACGAAGCACTGACGTCGATGTTCGATCAGTTCGCCTCGCCGGTAGAGGAACAAATCACGAGCCGGCGCGAACTCTAA
- a CDS encoding M24 family metallopeptidase: MPDLTEQGCRERRKALVAAMHELDLPYVVLTRGESIQWLTGVYLGPLMQPSAAIDAQGQVTLVLPQRKIDTPAVADRIVGYEAKWHSTMRDDQRQASLQALAQAVGEGLDRVGGEFSVFPRYLDTDNQYAWVDIEPTLFRLRRHKYPDELAMMAEANLANEKMYEMAREIIEPGVNELDLYSALQATAVDTLGEPLTYFGQDFRCAARGGAPRDRQAEAGELYILDLGVGYRGYYSDNARTIAVDGDPTDAQLAAHNTLSQVFGMVESTVKPGVSCKAMFEQVQQFLDDAGTQGVSGVFNHHLGHGVGLAPHEGPHLNPYWDDTFAVGDYFTAEPGLYADDLRAGIRLEQNYVVTESGVELLTDWPLQL, translated from the coding sequence ATGCCTGATCTCACCGAACAAGGTTGCCGCGAACGCCGTAAGGCTTTGGTGGCAGCGATGCACGAACTAGACCTCCCTTACGTTGTTCTGACACGCGGCGAGTCGATCCAGTGGCTCACCGGCGTGTACCTTGGCCCTCTGATGCAGCCATCCGCAGCCATCGATGCCCAGGGCCAGGTGACACTCGTGCTGCCGCAACGAAAAATCGATACGCCCGCTGTTGCCGATCGGATAGTCGGCTACGAAGCCAAATGGCACTCCACGATGCGCGACGACCAACGACAAGCCAGTTTGCAGGCGCTTGCTCAAGCCGTGGGTGAGGGGCTCGATCGGGTGGGTGGCGAGTTTTCGGTTTTCCCGCGATACCTCGATACCGACAACCAGTACGCCTGGGTCGATATTGAGCCCACCCTGTTCCGCCTGCGTCGGCACAAGTACCCCGACGAACTGGCGATGATGGCCGAAGCCAACCTGGCCAACGAGAAAATGTACGAGATGGCTCGCGAGATCATCGAACCTGGAGTCAACGAACTCGATCTCTACAGTGCGCTGCAGGCCACCGCGGTCGACACCCTCGGCGAGCCGCTCACTTACTTCGGGCAGGACTTTCGCTGTGCCGCACGCGGCGGCGCTCCGCGGGACCGTCAGGCCGAGGCGGGCGAGCTGTACATCCTCGATCTCGGCGTTGGCTACCGAGGCTATTACTCCGACAACGCCCGCACGATCGCGGTCGATGGCGATCCGACCGACGCCCAACTCGCCGCGCATAACACGCTGAGCCAGGTGTTCGGCATGGTGGAGTCGACTGTGAAACCGGGAGTGAGCTGCAAAGCGATGTTCGAGCAAGTGCAGCAGTTCCTCGACGACGCCGGAACGCAAGGCGTGAGCGGGGTGTTTAACCATCACCTCGGCCACGGTGTGGGCCTGGCCCCCCATGAGGGTCCCCATTTGAATCCCTACTGGGACGACACCTTTGCGGTGGGCGATTACTTCACCGCCGAGCCGGGGCTGTATGCCGACGATTTGCGAGCGGGAATCCGCCTGGAACAAAACTACGTGGTCACCGAATCGGGAGTCGAGCTGCTCACCGACTGGCCGCTGCAACTGTGA
- a CDS encoding carbon storage regulator, translating to MLVLSRKAGQRVHIGNDIVIEVRRVAGNRVTIALEAPRDVRILRGELQQAATEFEIELPEEEEAESNNRITPHLAGMLAGMSTGEMVG from the coding sequence ATGCTCGTACTAAGTAGGAAAGCTGGTCAACGAGTTCACATAGGCAACGACATTGTCATCGAAGTTCGCCGCGTGGCGGGCAATCGTGTGACTATCGCTCTGGAAGCCCCGCGCGACGTTCGCATCCTCCGAGGTGAGCTGCAGCAGGCGGCCACCGAATTTGAGATCGAACTTCCGGAAGAGGAAGAGGCCGAAAGCAATAATCGAATTACACCGCATCTGGCTGGCATGCTTGCTGGCATGTCGACCGGTGAGATGGTTGGTTAA
- a CDS encoding lipase family protein, with translation MGTLALCLLLTLGCASSKNHWVSVRSTPRNPLTESLNLLSGEGPKPSGRTAQMLRRYDLEKSADQDLSQAITRLMEVYDESLDREVQYSIAELAYIAAKRAEKDDKRKALAFYGTSLVHAYDYLFDRQQADTLNPYDPQFRGVCDLYNQSLEGTLRLVQAEGSLRPGTQGVVSTVGHECKFDVVLYSSGWHSEDFDSLKFVSDYQLKGLKNHYHTYGLGVPVIAQRRSHPEELGAERYYPEKLTFPLTAFLRIDRIEPKDGMSPKARHLVLELHDPLDRQTVAVSGVRVPLESDISTPLAYFLDQPDFEIDKVSTLGLLNPGKVEKLQGLYMLEPYDPEKMPVVMVHGLWSSPVTWMEMFNDLRSDPQIRDNYQFWFYLYPTGQPFWVSATQMREDISRMRLSVDPHHEAPALDQMVLVGHSMGGLVSKLQSVDSGDQFWATMSDQPFGNLKASEEMKQGLQQAFFFHPNPSIRRVVTIGTPHQGSTFANDFTQWAGNKLISMPMKLVNSRQTLLADNKDYFRNNAPIDIRTSLDSLDPDSILLTTLREADPAPWVGYHNIVGRQEASGIYGWFSSEGDGVVSLASASLEGLPNVRSQLVVPADHLSVHRHPQSVLEVRRILLEQLGELQRSPFPVSSVVLANAQLPADESGKTPGSASAAGPTLPPFSGLPIQTQPAAPRY, from the coding sequence GTGGGCACGCTCGCTCTATGCCTGCTGCTCACGCTCGGGTGTGCTTCGTCGAAGAATCATTGGGTCTCGGTGCGAAGCACGCCTCGTAATCCACTGACCGAGAGTCTGAATCTACTTTCGGGAGAAGGGCCTAAGCCTTCGGGCCGCACGGCTCAGATGCTGCGGCGGTACGATCTGGAGAAGTCGGCCGATCAAGATCTGTCGCAGGCCATTACTCGACTGATGGAGGTCTACGACGAGTCGCTCGATCGCGAAGTGCAGTACTCGATTGCCGAGCTAGCCTACATTGCTGCGAAACGGGCGGAGAAGGACGATAAACGCAAGGCCTTGGCGTTCTATGGAACTTCGCTCGTCCACGCTTACGACTATCTGTTCGACCGTCAGCAAGCCGATACGCTGAACCCTTACGATCCCCAGTTCCGCGGCGTATGCGATCTGTATAACCAGTCGCTCGAGGGGACGTTGCGACTCGTGCAGGCCGAGGGAAGCCTACGTCCTGGCACGCAAGGGGTGGTCAGCACTGTAGGTCACGAATGCAAGTTCGACGTCGTGCTCTACAGCAGCGGCTGGCACAGCGAAGACTTCGATAGCCTCAAGTTCGTGAGCGACTACCAGCTCAAGGGACTCAAGAACCATTACCACACTTATGGACTAGGCGTGCCGGTCATTGCCCAGCGGCGGTCGCATCCCGAAGAACTTGGTGCCGAGCGGTACTATCCGGAGAAACTCACGTTCCCGCTGACCGCGTTCCTTCGCATCGATCGCATCGAGCCGAAGGATGGCATGTCGCCCAAGGCTCGGCATCTGGTACTCGAACTGCACGATCCACTCGATCGACAGACCGTAGCGGTGAGCGGAGTTCGGGTTCCGCTCGAATCCGACATCAGCACTCCCCTGGCCTACTTCCTCGACCAGCCCGACTTCGAAATCGACAAAGTATCCACCCTCGGTTTGCTAAACCCTGGCAAGGTCGAGAAGCTGCAAGGGCTTTATATGCTCGAGCCCTACGATCCTGAAAAAATGCCCGTCGTAATGGTGCATGGATTGTGGTCGAGTCCTGTAACGTGGATGGAGATGTTCAACGACCTGAGGAGCGATCCTCAGATTCGCGACAACTACCAGTTCTGGTTCTATCTCTATCCCACCGGGCAGCCTTTCTGGGTGAGCGCTACCCAAATGCGGGAAGACATCTCGCGGATGCGTCTGTCGGTCGACCCTCACCACGAAGCGCCTGCCTTGGACCAAATGGTGTTGGTCGGGCATAGCATGGGGGGCTTGGTTTCGAAGCTGCAGAGCGTCGATAGCGGCGACCAGTTCTGGGCGACGATGAGCGATCAACCTTTCGGCAATTTAAAAGCTAGCGAAGAGATGAAGCAAGGACTTCAACAAGCCTTCTTCTTCCATCCGAACCCGTCCATTCGAAGGGTGGTCACCATCGGCACGCCACATCAAGGCAGTACCTTTGCAAATGACTTCACCCAGTGGGCGGGAAACAAGCTAATTAGCATGCCAATGAAGTTGGTCAACAGCCGACAGACCTTACTGGCGGACAACAAAGACTACTTCCGTAACAACGCGCCGATCGACATTCGTACGAGTCTCGATTCGCTGGACCCTGATTCCATCTTGCTTACGACGCTTCGCGAAGCCGATCCCGCACCGTGGGTGGGATATCACAATATCGTGGGTCGTCAGGAAGCGAGCGGCATCTATGGCTGGTTTAGCAGCGAAGGCGATGGTGTCGTATCACTTGCCAGCGCTAGCTTGGAGGGTCTACCGAATGTCCGCTCGCAGTTGGTTGTGCCTGCGGACCACTTGAGCGTGCACCGACATCCGCAAAGTGTTTTGGAGGTGCGACGCATCTTGCTGGAGCAACTAGGTGAGTTGCAGCGCAGCCCGTTCCCCGTCTCTTCGGTGGTATTGGCCAATGCCCAGTTGCCGGCGGACGAGAGCGGAAAGACTCCAGGTTCTGCGTCCGCGGCCGGGCCGACGTTGCCACCCTTTAGTGGGTTGCCGATACAAACCCAGCCAGCGGCGCCTCGGTATTAA